The DNA segment GATCGCGCTCCTCCGCCTCCAGGACATGCTGCCAAACTGAGGACATACGATGACGGAAGGCGGCGTCAGCCGTCTGCGCGTCTTTGGACTGATCGTGGAGGCCGCAAAAATGAAGGAGATCGCCATCCAGCCCTTGACCCGCGAGGCTTTCGCGCCTTTCGGCGACGTCATCGAGACGGAGAATGCCCACAGCTTTCCGATCAATGGCGGACGGTGCATGCGCTATCACGACCTCGCCAGGATCGAGATTGCGGGCGAAAAGGCCCGCCCGATGATCAGCATCGTGCGCGGGGAGCCTTACGCCCTGCCCCTGACATTGACGATGGTTGAGCGTCACCCGCTTGGGAGCCAGGCCTTCATCCCGCTCGGAAACAATCCGTTCCTGGTCGTGGTTTCCGAAGAGACGGCCGATGGACCCGGCGAACCGCGCGCCTTCCTGACGACGCCGGGCCAGGGGGTCAACATCGCCCGCAACGTCTGGCACGGCATCCTGACGCCCCTGGAGGGTGTTTCCGATTTCGCGGTGATCGACCGCGGCGGTGAAGGCGTGAACCTGGAGGAACATTTCTTCGAGGAGCCGTTCCTCCTGCGGTAACCCGCCATCGAGATCGGGATAAGCGCGAAGGCCCCTCCTCCCGGCCCTGCCGGCGGTATGATGCTCAGCCCACTTCGACGCCGACCTGGACCCTTTGCATGCGACGGGCAGCCTGGACCCGTGGATCCGGGTCGAGACCGGCGTCGAGCAGACGGCGCGTATAGTCGCGCTGCGGGTTTTCGAAGATCTGCCTGACCGTGCCGAGTTCGACGCATTCGCCCGCCTGCATCACCATCACATGATCGGCGAAATCGCGCACCACCGGCAGGTCGTGGGCGATGAAGATAAAGGCAATTCCGAGCTCACGCCGGAGCTTGTCGAGCAGTGCGATCACCTGCGCCTGGATGGATACGTCGAGCGCGGAGACCGCCTCGTCGCAAACGATGAGTTCGGGCCGGAGAGCCAGCGCGCGGGCGATCGCGATCCTTTGGCGCTGGCCGCCGGAGAACTGGTGCGGATAGCGTTCGGCGTGGGCGGGCGAGAGGCCAACCTGCGTCAGCAGTTCCTCCACGCGTGCGCGCCACTGCGCCTTCGGTAGGATCTCGGGATGAATGACCCAGGCCTCGGATATCAGTTGATAGACCGTCATGCGCGGGTTGAGCGACTGCGTCGGATCCTGAAACACCATCTGCATCTGGCGGCGGAGCTGATAGAGCTCCTTGGCCGGCATTTTCAGAAGGTCCCGGCCCTTCCAATAGGCATGGCCCGAGTCGCTTTCATCGAGGCGCAGGAGCGCGCGCGCCAGCGTCGACTTTCCCGATCCGCTTTCACCGACAACGGCCATCGTCTCCCCCGGCTGCAGCGTGAAGGACACCCCTTTCAAGGCCCTGAAGGAGCCATAGGATTTGCAGAGATTTTCGACCTTCAGAAGCGGCTCGCCGCGGGCATCAGGTTCGTGCATCTCGCCCCGACCGGGAGCGGCCGAAATCAGCTTGCGCGTGTAGGGATGCTTGGGATTGTGATAGACCTCGTCCGGCGTCCCGGTCTCCACAATCTCGCCTGCGTTCATCACGACCACCCGGTCGGCGATGTCGGCGACGACACCGAGATCGTGGGTGATCAACAGCAGTCCGAGGCCGGTTTCCTCCTGCAATTCGCCGAGGAGGGCAAGCACCTCGGCCTGTACGGTCACATCGAGCGCAGTCGTCGGCTCGTCAGCAATGACGATGTCGGGTTTGAGCGCAAGCGCCGTCGCGATCATCAGACGCTGCCGCTGGCCGCCGGAGAACTGATGCGGGTATTTGCGCATCGCCATTTCCGGTGCGGGAATGCCGACACGCTTCAGAAGATCGAGCGCCCGCGCGCGTGCTGCGTCGGGCCCGATCCCATGAATGCGCATGACCTCGATGATCTGCCAGCCGACGGTGAAAACCGGGTTCAGATGACTTAACGGGTCCTGGAAGATCATGGCGATCCGCTTGCCGTTGATCGCACGACGCTGGTCATCGGACATGGCGAGCAGGTTCCTGCCGGCGAAAATGACCTCGCCGCTGGTGATCTCGCCTGGCGGCATGTCGATCAGGTTCATGATCGCGGAGGCGGAGACGGATTTGCCGGAGCCGCTTTCGCCCAGGATCGCCAGCGTCTCGCCGCGATCGAGATGCCAGCTTATGTTGCGCACCGCATGCACCGTTCCGCCAGCCGTATGGAACTGAACGGACAGGTTGCGAACTTCAAGCAGATGCTCAGCCATTCTTGCGGCCTCCGATTTCCAGTCTCCAGCGCTGTGCCGGATCGAGGGCGACGCGCATCCAGTTGGATAGCAGGTTGAGCGACAGCGTCGTCAGAATGATCGCCAGACCCGGCCAGAAGGCCAACCACCAGGCGTTGGTGAGGTATTGCTTGCCTTGCGCAACCATCAGGCCCCAGGTCACTTCGGGCGGCTGAATGCCGATGCCGAGGAAGGAAAGCGAGGACTCGGCCAGCATGACGAAGGCGAAGTCGAGCGTCGCTATGGTGACGAGCGTCGGGACGACCATCGGCAGGATATGGCGGAAGACAATCCGCAAGGACGACGCCCCCATGACCTTTGCCGCCTGCACGAACATGCGCTGGCGGATTTCTAAGACCTCGGCCCGCGTCGTACGCAGATAGACAGGGATCCGCGTGATGGCGAGAACGATCACGATATTGCCGACCGACGGCGCCAGCATGTAGAGCACGATCACCGCGAGAAGCAGCGACGGGAAGGACATGATCACATCCGCAAGGCGCATGATCACGTTCGACACCCGCTCCGACGCGTAACCCGCAACGAGGCCAAGCAGCGCACCGACGACGCCGGAACAGACGACAGCGCCGGCGGCGATCATCAAGGTGTTTTGCGCGGCGACGACGATGCGGGCGAGCAGCGGCCGACCGAGCGCATCGGCCCCGAGCAAGAAAAGCCAGCCCCGATCCAACGTAAACGGCGCCAGGTTGCGCGCGCGCAGGTTTTGGGCGACGGCGGCCTCGCGGAGCAGCATCGGTCCGAAGAGCGCGCACAATATCGCAAGAATGAGGAAGACCGTCGCAAAGAACGCAAACTTGTCGCGCCACAGCATGCCGAGGAGCACATGCGCCTTGCCGCGCTGCTTTATCGAGATCTGCGTGGATGGCAAAGTACTGGACATGGACATGGCCTTCAGGTCCTGAGGCGTGGATCGAGCAATGTGTAGGCAATGTCGATCAGCAGGTTCATGACGAAGATCGCAAGCGCGGTGACCATGATCGCCGCAAGGATCACGTTGAAATCGCGCTGCAGGATGGAGTCGATCATCAGCTTGCCGACGCCGGGAAAGCCGAAGATCGTCTCGACGACAACCGCGCCGTTCAACATCGCGGCCGCCTGGTCGCCGATGACCGTGATCACCGGCAGCATGGCGTTGCGCAGCGTGTGGACGAATATGATCGAGCGATTTCCGACGCCCTTGGCGCGCGCGGTTTTCACATAGGCGGATCCGAAAGCCGTCATCATCGAACCGCGCACCACCTGAAGAATCAAGCCGAATGGCCGGATGAACAGCACCGCTACCGGCAGGATCCAGTGCCAGACCGTGCCGGTACCTGACGTCGGGACCCAGCCGAGCGTGATGGAAAAGACGACGATGCCGACGATCGCGATCCAGAAATCCGGCGCCGATGCACCGATGAGCGAAACAAGAGAGACGAAACGATCGAACAGGCCGCCCGGGCGGAAGGCTGCGACCGAGCCGATGGTGATGGCGAGCGCGGTCACCAGCGCGATGGTGATCAGCGCCAGCTGCAGCGTCCAGGTGAAGGACTCGAGAACCACGTCGATCGCAGGACGCGCCTTGCGGATCGAGTCGCCGAAGTCGAGCTGCAGGACGTCCAAGACATAGCGTCCGAACTGCTGGATAAGAGGATCGTTCAGCCCATGCAGTTCGCGGAACTGGTCGAGCATTTCCTGCGTCGCATCGATCGGCAGGAACAAGGCTGCCGGATCGCCCGTCAGCCGCGACAGGAAGAACACCATCACCACGAGCGCGACGAGCGAGAAGAAACTCGACACGATGCGCCTCATCATCTTTTTTCCCATCGGTCCTACTCCCGATTGTTTACCGCATGTTGCCTTGAACCGGAGCCGACTCAAGAAAAACCTGCGGTAATTCAAAGTGCTACAGCGAGCTTTGGTGCATCTGGAAGACACGCGCGCTGTAGGGAAAGGCGGAAGTTGCCGCCCGCCTTTCCCGTTCCAAAGTCCGCTTTACTTGATGCGGATTTCCGACAGTTGCAGCTGCGAATTGGTTGCGATCGTCGGCGTGAAGTCGATGCGTGGATTGACGCGTGCGTAGCCCACCATGTGGAACAGCAGCACATCGGCGACCACGTCGTCATGAAGGTAGGCGATGAGTTTCTTCCAATCGGCCGCGCGTTTCTCGCCCGTTGCCGCGGTCGCTTCGGCGATCATCTTGTCGACATCCGGATTGGCGATGCCCGATTGACGGCCGTTGCTGTCGTACTTGAAGTACATCGAGAAGACCGGATCGCCACGCGCATTGTCGTGCTGGGCGGCGACAAGCAGCGGCCCCCGGTTTTCCGGATAAGGCTTGGAATACTGCTTTTCGAATTCCGCAACCTCGTACATCTGCAGCTTCGTCTTGAAGCCTACCTCTTCGAACATCTGCTGGGCGGCTTCGAGCACTTCCACCACGTTCGGGAAGTTGTTGGTGCGCCCGACGATGGCAATGGGCGTCTCGACGGGAACGCCATCGGCCTTCGCCTCGGCAAGCAGCTTCTTGGCGCCTTCCGGATCGTAGGGCGCTACCTTCACGTCGGGGTTCCAGCCGAGTGTCGTCGGCGGCACGATTGCCGTCGCCTTGATCGCGCCCTTCGGCAACAGCGTGCCGATGAAGGCATCACGATCGAGCGCCATGTTGAGCGCCTGGCGCACGCGCTTGTCGTTGAGCGGCGGGATGGAGTGGTCGAGCCGCATGTAGAAGGTTTCTGAGTTGGGATAGCTGAAGTCCATCTCCGCGTCATTGGCATCGAGTTCCGAAATCAGCGGCGCAATATCGGCCTCGCCGGCTGCGACCATGGCCGCCCGCACGGAAGGATCGGCACGGAACACGTAGGTCGCCTTCGTCACCTCCGGCGCACTTCCCCAGTAGTCGTCGCGCCGCGTAAGCGTGATGCTCTGACCCGCCTTCCACTCCGTGAGCTTGTAAGGACCTGTGCCGACTGGCTCGCGCGTGAATTCGATCGGCGTTTCGGCAGGCACGATCGTCACCAGCGTCATCAGGAGCGGCAGGATTGGTTGTGCCGGCGTTGCGGTGATATCGACGGTATTGTCGTCGACGACCTTCGTTTCCAGCTTGGTATCACCGAAATAGCGCGGGCTTTCGCACGAGATCTTGTCGCTCATCGCCCGTTCGATCGAGTGCTTGACGTCACCGGCATCAAAGCTGGAACCGTCTGAAAACTTCGCATCCTTGCGCAGATGGAACCGCCAGGTGCCGGGGCTCGCCTCCTCCCAGCTCTCGGCCAGGCGCGGCATCAGCCCTTTGTTGTTGCGAACGTCGAGTTCCGTCAGTGTCTCGGAAACATTCTGCAGGATGATACGGCCGATGTTCGAACGCGTCGCCATGCAAGGCTCCACAAGGTCGACCTCTTCGTCGAGAACGACCGTGATGTCCTTTGCCTCCTGGGCCCAGGCCGAGGCTGCCGCCGACGCGGTCATCATCAAGCCCAACAACAGTCTCTTACCCTTCATCTGTTCCTCCCTGATGAGCCAGCGCTTTCAATGTTCCGTGTCCGGCCGCGCTGCGGAGCCGTCGCTATCGGTTGCCGCCCACCGGCAGCAGGTTGTTTCAATCTTCCGCCACCCGCCGCTTCAGTCGCCCTCCTCCGACGACGATCATCGTCGCGGCGAAAATGATCGCGGCACCGAGCCAGGTGGAGAGCCCCGCGACCTCGCCGAACAGGATCCAGGCCATGACCGCAACAAACGGCAGCCGCAGAAAATCCATGGGCGCAATCTGCGACGCATCGGCGATGCTGAACGCCTTGGTCATCAGCGCCATATTGGCGGCGCCCATCGCGCCTTGCAGCGCGAGCAAGGCGAATTCGCGGAGGTCGGGCGTCGTCCAGTAGAGTGCCGCAGGCACAGCCGCCAATGGCACCGTAACAATGAGGTTCCATACGACCAGCGTCTCGGTCGAATCGAGATCCGACATGCGCTTCAGCATGAGTTGAACGAGCGCCTGAAGCGCGGCCCCGGCTACCGCCAGAAGCAAGGCCGTCTCCATGCCGCCCTGGCCAGCGGGATCGATGATGATCAACGCACCGGCGAAGCCTGCCACGAGCGCGAAAACGAGGCCGGGCGTCAGCTTTTCGCCGAGCCACAGCCAGGCGCCCAGCATCAGAAAAATCGGAGTCGTGAACATGATCGCCATCGCATCGGCAAGCGGCGCGGCGGCGAAGGCCATAAAAAAACAAACGAGCGCGGCAAGCTTCAGTGCCGCGCGAGTGACATGCTGGAGCCGATAGCCGGATTTCAGGACGCGTGGGCGCGCCACGATCAATGGGGCTATGGTTGCAAGGCCGAAGAGGCAGCGAAAGAAGCCGATGACGAACGCGTGCACTTCACCCGCAAGGAGACGCACAACTGCCGCATCCGCCGCAGCAAGCGCGGCGGCCGCTGCAACGCAACACAGCGCCTTGGCCGTCAGATGCTCACTTTGATGATTGACGATTGCGACCATCCTCTCCCGCGACGCTCCTCTCGCTCACTGAAGCCAGAGTGGAGCAATGCCAATAATTTGTCAACTCGTGTTAAGTTGATTTCGCAGACGCATTTTTTGCGTTACGATATCATATTGTATTATCGACATATTTTTGATGTACAGCAAAAATGCAGGCGCCCCGATTGATTATATTCAACTTGACAACATCTGATTTCTTTGAATTCTTTTTGCACATCGACGGGAAAAGGGAGGGGAGAAGTGACCCCAGAAGAGATCGGAAGTCGCATGGACGGGCGCATTGTTCGCACGGAGGTGGACCGCGAAGAGGCCTTTCTGCCCTCCCCCAGGATTCACAATCACGCGTCGTTCCTGGCTTTCCTGCCCGATGGCTCGCTCGCCTGCGCCTGGTTTGCCGGGACGCTCGAGGGCAAATCGGACATCTCCATTCACCTTTCCACCCTCGCGCGCGGTAGCAACATCTGGTCGAAGACAGTCCAGGTCAGCGACGATCCGGAGCGCTCCGAACAAAACCCGATGATCTTTGTTCGCCCCGACGGCGGCGTGAGCCTGTTTCACACGGCACAACCCTCGGGAAACCAGGACGAAAGCCGCGTGCGCGAGCGGTCCTTCATCCTTGAGAACGGAACGCCCGTTTCCGGACCGGCGCGTGACCTTGGACTGGCGGCCGGGACGTTCATCCGTGCGACGATTGTCCGGCGTGACGATGGCGCCTGGATGCTGCCTCTGTTCCTGTGCAACCCTCGCCCCGGCGCACGCTGGACCGGCACCCACGACACCGCGGCCGTGGCGGTCAGCAACGATGAGGGCGCGAACTGGTCGGTCATCGACGTCCCACAGTCCTATGGCTGCGTCCACATGACGATCGTGCCGCTCGACGGCAATGAGATGGTCGCGTTCTACCGCCGCCGTCAGGCGGACTTCGTCTACCGTTCGACGAGCAGCGATGGCGGGCAGAGCTGGACGCCGCCGGAGGCGACGGACGTGCCCAACAACAACTCCTCGATCGCGGCGGTCCGTCTCGCCGACGGGCGGGTGGCGCTGCTCTGCAATCCCGTCTCATCGGCAACCTCGAGCGACCGGCGCGATTCGCTCTATGACGAACTTGGCGTGGAGGATAATCGTCCGAACGCCGAGGGCGGTATAACGCCGATCTGGGGCGTTCCCCGGGCGCCGCTGACGCTTTGCGTTTCGACGGACGGCGGCCGGACATTTCCGCTTCGGCGCTTGGTCGAAGATGGCCCGGGCACGTGCCTTTCGAACAATTCGCTCGATGGGCGGAATCACGAGCTTTCCTATCCGGCGCTTCTCGAAGACGGTGACGGCAACCTTCACATCGCCTTCACCTTCCATCGACGCGCGATCAAATACGTCCGCCTTGCCAAGGGCTGGATCGACGGAGACCCGAAATGAGCAATATCGTCGGCATAACCATGGGCGACCCGGCAGGCGTGGGACCGGAGATTATCGTCAAGTCTCTCTCCGAGATGAGTGCCGCCGACCGGGCCGCAACGCGTGTGTTCGGTAACCTGGCGCAGTTGGAGGCGGCCAGGGCGATCCTTGGCATCGAACTCGACCTCCGCGACATCGTCGAGGACGTTCCGGTCGATGGAGCTCCCCTACCATGGGGTAAGCTCAGCGCGGTCTCCGGCGACGCGTCCTTTCGTTTCATCGACCTCGCCGTCAAGTCGGCGATGGCCGGGAAGATCGGCTGCATCGTCACCGCGCCGATCAACAAGGAGGCGCTGAACTCGGCCGGGCACCACTACGACGGTCACACCGGCATGCTGACCGCGCTGACCGGCTCGAAATCCGCCTTCATGCTGCTGGCGTCAGAGCGGCTCAAGGTCATCCATGTCTCGACCCATGTTTCACTCAAGGATGCGATCGGTCGCGCCAAGCCCGAGCGCATTCTGGCGACGATCCGGGCGGGCAATGAGCATTTGAAACGCATCGGCTATGAGAACCCCAGAATCGCGGTCGCCGGCATCAACCCCCATTGCGGCGAAAACGGCCTCTTCGGAACGGAAGACGACGAACACATCGCGCCGGCAGTGGCCGAGGCGCGCGCGGAAGGCATCGACGTGCAGGGCCCGATCTCGGCGGACACGGTTTTCCATCGCGCCTACCAGGGCGGCTTCGACCTCGTCATCGCGCAGTATCACGATCAGGGGCACATCCCGATCAAGCTGGTCGCCTTCGATACGGCGGTCAACGTGTCGGTGGGCTTACCGATCGATCGGACGTCGGTTGATCACGGAACAGCCTTCGATATCGCCGGTACGGGCAAAGCCAAGCATGTCAACATGAACGCCGCTATCGCCTATGCGCGCAAGCTCATCGCTGGGAAGAACGCAAATGTCTGATTTCGAGATTGGCGGCGTATTTTGCGCCGCAACCACAGCCGTAACGACCGATGGCAGGCCG comes from the Sinorhizobium garamanticum genome and includes:
- the pdxA gene encoding 4-hydroxythreonine-4-phosphate dehydrogenase PdxA, which produces MSNIVGITMGDPAGVGPEIIVKSLSEMSAADRAATRVFGNLAQLEAARAILGIELDLRDIVEDVPVDGAPLPWGKLSAVSGDASFRFIDLAVKSAMAGKIGCIVTAPINKEALNSAGHHYDGHTGMLTALTGSKSAFMLLASERLKVIHVSTHVSLKDAIGRAKPERILATIRAGNEHLKRIGYENPRIAVAGINPHCGENGLFGTEDDEHIAPAVAEARAEGIDVQGPISADTVFHRAYQGGFDLVIAQYHDQGHIPIKLVAFDTAVNVSVGLPIDRTSVDHGTAFDIAGTGKAKHVNMNAAIAYARKLIAGKNANV
- a CDS encoding ABC transporter ATP-binding protein; translated protein: MAEHLLEVRNLSVQFHTAGGTVHAVRNISWHLDRGETLAILGESGSGKSVSASAIMNLIDMPPGEITSGEVIFAGRNLLAMSDDQRRAINGKRIAMIFQDPLSHLNPVFTVGWQIIEVMRIHGIGPDAARARALDLLKRVGIPAPEMAMRKYPHQFSGGQRQRLMIATALALKPDIVIADEPTTALDVTVQAEVLALLGELQEETGLGLLLITHDLGVVADIADRVVVMNAGEIVETGTPDEVYHNPKHPYTRKLISAAPGRGEMHEPDARGEPLLKVENLCKSYGSFRALKGVSFTLQPGETMAVVGESGSGKSTLARALLRLDESDSGHAYWKGRDLLKMPAKELYQLRRQMQMVFQDPTQSLNPRMTVYQLISEAWVIHPEILPKAQWRARVEELLTQVGLSPAHAERYPHQFSGGQRQRIAIARALALRPELIVCDEAVSALDVSIQAQVIALLDKLRRELGIAFIFIAHDLPVVRDFADHVMVMQAGECVELGTVRQIFENPQRDYTRRLLDAGLDPDPRVQAARRMQRVQVGVEVG
- a CDS encoding ABC transporter permease; the encoded protein is MMRRIVSSFFSLVALVVMVFFLSRLTGDPAALFLPIDATQEMLDQFRELHGLNDPLIQQFGRYVLDVLQLDFGDSIRKARPAIDVVLESFTWTLQLALITIALVTALAITIGSVAAFRPGGLFDRFVSLVSLIGASAPDFWIAIVGIVVFSITLGWVPTSGTGTVWHWILPVAVLFIRPFGLILQVVRGSMMTAFGSAYVKTARAKGVGNRSIIFVHTLRNAMLPVITVIGDQAAAMLNGAVVVETIFGFPGVGKLMIDSILQRDFNVILAAIMVTALAIFVMNLLIDIAYTLLDPRLRT
- a CDS encoding ureidoglycolate lyase, which gives rise to MKEIAIQPLTREAFAPFGDVIETENAHSFPINGGRCMRYHDLARIEIAGEKARPMISIVRGEPYALPLTLTMVERHPLGSQAFIPLGNNPFLVVVSEETADGPGEPRAFLTTPGQGVNIARNVWHGILTPLEGVSDFAVIDRGGEGVNLEEHFFEEPFLLR
- a CDS encoding ABC transporter substrate-binding protein, with the protein product MKGKRLLLGLMMTASAAASAWAQEAKDITVVLDEEVDLVEPCMATRSNIGRIILQNVSETLTELDVRNNKGLMPRLAESWEEASPGTWRFHLRKDAKFSDGSSFDAGDVKHSIERAMSDKISCESPRYFGDTKLETKVVDDNTVDITATPAQPILPLLMTLVTIVPAETPIEFTREPVGTGPYKLTEWKAGQSITLTRRDDYWGSAPEVTKATYVFRADPSVRAAMVAAGEADIAPLISELDANDAEMDFSYPNSETFYMRLDHSIPPLNDKRVRQALNMALDRDAFIGTLLPKGAIKATAIVPPTTLGWNPDVKVAPYDPEGAKKLLAEAKADGVPVETPIAIVGRTNNFPNVVEVLEAAQQMFEEVGFKTKLQMYEVAEFEKQYSKPYPENRGPLLVAAQHDNARGDPVFSMYFKYDSNGRQSGIANPDVDKMIAEATAATGEKRAADWKKLIAYLHDDVVADVLLFHMVGYARVNPRIDFTPTIATNSQLQLSEIRIK
- a CDS encoding DMT family transporter, producing the protein MVAIVNHQSEHLTAKALCCVAAAAALAAADAAVVRLLAGEVHAFVIGFFRCLFGLATIAPLIVARPRVLKSGYRLQHVTRAALKLAALVCFFMAFAAAPLADAMAIMFTTPIFLMLGAWLWLGEKLTPGLVFALVAGFAGALIIIDPAGQGGMETALLLAVAGAALQALVQLMLKRMSDLDSTETLVVWNLIVTVPLAAVPAALYWTTPDLREFALLALQGAMGAANMALMTKAFSIADASQIAPMDFLRLPFVAVMAWILFGEVAGLSTWLGAAIIFAATMIVVGGGRLKRRVAED
- a CDS encoding ABC transporter permease; this encodes MSSTLPSTQISIKQRGKAHVLLGMLWRDKFAFFATVFLILAILCALFGPMLLREAAVAQNLRARNLAPFTLDRGWLFLLGADALGRPLLARIVVAAQNTLMIAAGAVVCSGVVGALLGLVAGYASERVSNVIMRLADVIMSFPSLLLAVIVLYMLAPSVGNIVIVLAITRIPVYLRTTRAEVLEIRQRMFVQAAKVMGASSLRIVFRHILPMVVPTLVTIATLDFAFVMLAESSLSFLGIGIQPPEVTWGLMVAQGKQYLTNAWWLAFWPGLAIILTTLSLNLLSNWMRVALDPAQRWRLEIGGRKNG
- a CDS encoding sialidase family protein, with translation MTPEEIGSRMDGRIVRTEVDREEAFLPSPRIHNHASFLAFLPDGSLACAWFAGTLEGKSDISIHLSTLARGSNIWSKTVQVSDDPERSEQNPMIFVRPDGGVSLFHTAQPSGNQDESRVRERSFILENGTPVSGPARDLGLAAGTFIRATIVRRDDGAWMLPLFLCNPRPGARWTGTHDTAAVAVSNDEGANWSVIDVPQSYGCVHMTIVPLDGNEMVAFYRRRQADFVYRSTSSDGGQSWTPPEATDVPNNNSSIAAVRLADGRVALLCNPVSSATSSDRRDSLYDELGVEDNRPNAEGGITPIWGVPRAPLTLCVSTDGGRTFPLRRLVEDGPGTCLSNNSLDGRNHELSYPALLEDGDGNLHIAFTFHRRAIKYVRLAKGWIDGDPK